The Cylindrospermopsis curvispora GIHE-G1 genome contains a region encoding:
- a CDS encoding metallophosphoesterase family protein, translated as MKLISEPSVPIKIQRMKQRVRWRHPAILEHNIDQTVMTFDDQGREKNQEFSFMVMGDSGTKSNYGSHPQRQVTEMMLNHLDDCRFILHTGDVVYVVGSREYYPANFIQPYREFLLGGENPENIAYNHMTFKLPILPVLGNHDYYDVPLLYRLITGSTLPLRQMLRYKDIEIGWHGSNQGDTYARAFIDYLAAIGSSDLVAHLNKYYTGKVNTGRCLNYQPGEFTRLPNRYYSFNYGGIDFFALDSNTFNTPEPLPKSRAQDIRQKLWESRRSLEREELEILAVYEKLDSKNPRESDLLADLAGKLDQLNEVKLDIEKQLENHTNADTDFEQLEWLRDRLIASWQDLNVRGRVLFFHHPPYVTEATKWQQGQTLAVRHRLREVLEQIRVALGNMGREITGGRPLVDLVFNGHAHCLEFLKTTDTGYGDSGINYIVCGGSGRRPRRQREEGTELLEDFSEHDSAHTRKVANSLLYVGRTGYDLETRKPYSCVRVDVKAGIPPQFVITPLVTELIEGKWCNKQLDAIIV; from the coding sequence ATGAAATTAATTTCTGAACCCTCGGTTCCAATTAAAATTCAGAGAATGAAACAAAGAGTTAGATGGCGACATCCAGCTATTTTGGAGCATAATATTGACCAAACCGTGATGACATTCGATGATCAAGGTAGGGAAAAAAATCAAGAATTTTCCTTTATGGTTATGGGTGACAGTGGGACGAAATCAAATTATGGATCCCATCCGCAACGTCAAGTAACTGAAATGATGTTAAATCATCTTGATGATTGTCGTTTTATTCTACATACCGGAGATGTGGTTTATGTTGTAGGTTCTCGTGAATATTATCCAGCCAATTTCATTCAACCTTACCGGGAATTTTTACTTGGTGGAGAGAATCCAGAAAACATAGCTTATAATCACATGACCTTTAAGTTGCCCATATTACCAGTTCTCGGCAATCATGATTATTATGATGTACCTTTATTATATCGTTTGATTACAGGTTCAACCTTACCTCTACGACAAATGTTACGTTATAAAGATATTGAAATTGGTTGGCATGGTTCCAACCAAGGAGATACTTACGCCAGAGCTTTTATTGATTATCTAGCTGCTATTGGTTCCTCTGATTTGGTAGCTCACCTAAATAAATATTATACTGGGAAAGTTAATACAGGTAGATGCTTAAATTACCAACCAGGTGAATTTACGAGGTTACCCAATAGATACTATAGTTTTAATTATGGGGGAATAGATTTTTTTGCCTTGGATTCTAACACTTTTAATACTCCAGAACCTTTACCAAAAAGTCGAGCCCAGGATATTCGTCAAAAATTGTGGGAAAGTCGTCGCTCTTTGGAGCGGGAGGAGTTAGAAATTTTAGCGGTATATGAGAAGTTAGACTCAAAAAATCCGCGAGAATCAGATCTTCTAGCAGATTTAGCGGGTAAATTGGATCAATTAAATGAAGTCAAACTTGATATTGAGAAACAATTAGAAAATCACACTAATGCGGATACAGATTTTGAGCAACTGGAATGGTTAAGGGATAGATTAATTGCATCCTGGCAAGATTTAAATGTTAGGGGAAGGGTGTTATTTTTTCATCATCCTCCCTACGTTACAGAAGCAACCAAATGGCAACAGGGACAAACTTTAGCAGTTCGCCATCGATTAAGGGAGGTATTGGAACAGATAAGGGTAGCTTTAGGAAATATGGGGAGAGAAATAACTGGGGGAAGACCCTTGGTAGATCTGGTGTTTAATGGTCACGCCCACTGTTTGGAGTTTTTAAAAACTACAGACACTGGATATGGAGATTCTGGTATTAACTATATTGTCTGTGGTGGTAGTGGTCGTCGTCCTCGTCGTCAGCGAGAGGAAGGAACTGAGTTGTTAGAGGATTTTAGCGAGCATGATAGTGCCCACACGCGAAAAGTTGCCAATTCTTTGTTGTATGTGGGACGTACCGGTTATGATTTAGAGACGAGAAAACCCTATTCTTGTGTGCGTGTGGATGTTAAAGCTGGTATTCCTCCTCAATTTGTAATTACACCACTGGTAACGGAATTAATTGAGGGAAAATGGTGTAACAAGCAATTGGATGCCATAATTGTATAG
- the murJ gene encoding murein biosynthesis integral membrane protein MurJ, which yields MTEQPQKHKPSRSFAGIAGIVAAATLISKIFGLIRQQAIAAAFGVGAAATAYSYAYIIPGFLLILLGGVNGPLHSALISVLAKRKQEEAAPIVETVTTLVSGLLLIVTVAQIFLAEPLIDLVGYGLDIKTREIAVRQLQIMSPMALFSGLIGLGFGTLNAANQYWLLSISPLLSSITVVIGIGILALEYGKQIIQPEFAFIGGMVLAWGTLIGAILQWSVQLIFQWRLGLGKLKLRFDFKSPAVQEVIKIMIPATISSGMMPINVATDLFFASPIKGAAAAFNYANLLVQTPLGIISNIILLPLLPMFAKLAEPQSWPDLKLRIRQGIILTAVTMLPLGGLMIGLSTPIVQVVYQRGAFNQEATELVASLLIAYGIGMFAYLGRDVLVRVFYALGDGQTPFKISTFNIFLNVVLDFVLVKPFGAPGLVLATVGVNCSSMLMLLWLLNRKLNGLPLGEWTLPILGLTFGSMVAGVSSYQTFVNCQLVIASQNLVVLILELSVAAIVGIAIFAMIVGTMKIPEVNVFVTKMKQKFLRISR from the coding sequence GTGACTGAACAACCACAAAAGCATAAACCATCCCGTTCCTTTGCTGGTATTGCTGGTATAGTTGCTGCTGCGACTTTAATTAGTAAAATATTCGGTTTAATTAGACAACAAGCCATAGCAGCTGCTTTTGGTGTAGGTGCTGCTGCTACTGCTTATAGTTACGCTTATATTATTCCTGGATTTTTATTGATTTTACTCGGTGGGGTAAACGGTCCTTTACATAGTGCCCTTATCAGTGTGTTAGCCAAACGCAAACAAGAAGAAGCAGCTCCTATTGTAGAAACAGTAACGACCCTAGTTAGCGGATTATTATTAATAGTAACAGTCGCCCAAATTTTTTTAGCGGAACCCTTAATTGATCTTGTTGGTTATGGATTAGATATAAAAACCAGAGAAATTGCTGTTCGTCAGCTACAAATCATGTCACCAATGGCCTTATTTTCTGGTTTAATAGGTCTTGGTTTTGGCACCTTGAATGCAGCCAATCAATATTGGCTATTATCAATTAGTCCCCTATTATCCAGTATTACAGTAGTGATTGGTATTGGTATTTTGGCTTTAGAATATGGTAAACAAATAATTCAGCCAGAATTTGCATTTATTGGAGGGATGGTATTAGCTTGGGGGACTTTAATTGGCGCAATTTTACAATGGTCCGTACAATTAATTTTCCAGTGGAGGTTAGGTTTAGGAAAATTAAAACTGAGGTTTGATTTTAAATCTCCTGCAGTTCAAGAAGTAATTAAAATAATGATTCCTGCTACTATTTCTTCTGGTATGATGCCAATTAACGTAGCGACCGACTTATTTTTTGCCAGTCCCATCAAAGGTGCAGCAGCAGCTTTCAACTATGCTAATTTACTAGTTCAAACACCACTGGGAATTATTTCCAATATTATCTTACTTCCCCTCTTACCAATGTTCGCCAAGTTAGCTGAACCACAATCTTGGCCAGATCTAAAATTACGCATTCGTCAGGGGATTATATTAACTGCTGTGACCATGCTACCTTTAGGTGGTTTAATGATAGGTTTATCCACACCCATTGTTCAGGTAGTCTATCAACGGGGTGCATTTAATCAAGAAGCTACCGAGTTAGTTGCTTCCCTATTAATAGCCTATGGAATAGGAATGTTTGCCTATTTGGGGAGAGATGTTTTAGTTAGGGTATTTTACGCTTTAGGTGATGGACAAACTCCGTTCAAAATTAGCACGTTTAATATTTTCTTGAATGTAGTTTTGGATTTTGTGCTTGTGAAACCTTTTGGGGCTCCTGGTTTAGTTTTAGCCACAGTGGGTGTTAATTGTAGTTCTATGTTAATGTTATTGTGGTTGTTAAACCGTAAACTCAATGGTTTACCCTTAGGAGAATGGACCTTGCCCATTTTGGGGTTAACTTTTGGCAGTATGGTTGCTGGTGTTAGTAGTTATCAAACCTTTGTTAATTGTCAACTGGTAATAGCCAGTCAAAATTTAGTAGTTTTGATTCTTGAATTGTCCGTTGCTGCTATTGTGGGAATTGCTATATTTGCCATGATTGTGGGGACAATGAAAATACCAGAAGTCAATGTTTTTGTAACCAAAATGAAACAGAAGTTTTTGAGGATATCCAGATGA
- a CDS encoding serine/threonine-protein kinase, with product MGTYSIDQASIQPLVTIIHQELLPQLALESVHPHNPAVVHHLPHPWELIGTGNYAAVVCHPDFPDMVVKIYAPGRPGFDEELEVYKRIGTHPAYSQCFYACNGLLVLKRLFGVTLYDCLNRGLPIPPRVIKDIDRALDYARSRGLFPHDVHGKNVMMFEGRGLVVDISDFLHEDKCSKWEDLKKAYYLIYLPIFYPFKLRVPYSLLNKIRQSYRFITSLSGRTLPWLKKLIRQKFNI from the coding sequence ATGGGTACATATTCTATAGATCAAGCAAGTATTCAACCATTAGTTACCATTATTCATCAAGAATTATTACCCCAGTTAGCTCTGGAAAGTGTGCACCCCCACAATCCAGCAGTGGTTCATCATTTACCACATCCCTGGGAGCTAATAGGTACGGGTAACTATGCAGCAGTGGTTTGTCATCCTGATTTTCCTGATATGGTGGTCAAGATTTACGCTCCTGGTCGTCCCGGATTTGATGAAGAATTAGAGGTTTATAAACGTATAGGTACTCATCCAGCCTATTCACAATGTTTTTATGCTTGCAATGGTCTATTAGTTTTAAAAAGACTATTTGGCGTAACCCTCTATGATTGTTTAAATCGGGGATTACCCATTCCTCCCAGGGTGATTAAAGATATTGATCGAGCTTTGGATTATGCACGTAGTCGAGGTCTTTTTCCCCATGATGTTCATGGTAAAAATGTCATGATGTTTGAGGGGAGAGGTTTAGTGGTAGACATTTCTGATTTTCTCCATGAGGATAAATGTTCCAAATGGGAGGATTTAAAAAAGGCTTATTATTTAATATATCTACCAATTTTTTATCCTTTTAAATTACGAGTACCCTATTCTTTACTCAATAAGATTCGTCAGTCCTATCGTTTTATCACTTCCCTTTCCGGTAGAACTCTACCATGGTTGAAGAAATTAATTAGGCAAAAATTTAATATCTAG
- the mnmA gene encoding tRNA 2-thiouridine(34) synthase MnmA has protein sequence MKKVVVGLSGGVDSSVAAAILHNQGYDVIGLTLWLMKGKGQCCSEGMVDAATICEQLSIPHEIVDMRDVFQTNIVDYLVSGYSAGITPLPCSQCNRTVKFGPMLEYAREKLECDAIATGHYARIAYDHGSERYQLLRAFDRNKDQSYFLYDLSQELLAGTIFPLGELNKNDTRKIAAEYGLKTADKPESQDLCLVESNGSMRAFLDKYLAPKPGDIVDSNGKILGTHDGVHHYTIGQRKGLGIAAAEPLYVIKLDTVNNLVVVGDRTKGTDKECAVERVNWVSMAEPRGSIRGEVQIRYRSQPVLATIIPGEKDCVQLVFDEPQFSITPGQAAVWYEGDKVLGGGIIKN, from the coding sequence ATGAAAAAAGTTGTTGTTGGTCTTTCTGGTGGCGTTGACAGTTCCGTAGCAGCAGCCATTCTACACAATCAAGGCTATGATGTCATTGGTTTGACCCTTTGGTTAATGAAAGGGAAGGGTCAGTGCTGCTCCGAGGGTATGGTGGATGCAGCTACTATTTGCGAACAACTAAGTATTCCCCATGAAATTGTTGATATGCGGGATGTGTTCCAAACTAACATTGTGGATTATCTGGTTTCTGGTTACAGCGCGGGAATCACTCCTTTGCCCTGTTCCCAATGTAACAGAACTGTGAAATTTGGTCCCATGTTAGAATATGCAAGAGAAAAACTGGAATGTGATGCCATTGCTACTGGTCATTATGCCCGAATTGCTTACGACCATGGGAGTGAACGTTATCAGTTACTACGTGCCTTTGACCGCAACAAAGATCAATCCTACTTTTTATATGATTTATCCCAAGAACTACTAGCAGGTACTATCTTTCCCCTGGGAGAGTTAAATAAAAATGATACTCGTAAAATTGCCGCCGAATATGGCTTAAAAACCGCCGATAAACCCGAGAGCCAGGACTTGTGCTTAGTAGAGAGCAACGGTTCCATGCGGGCATTTCTAGACAAATATTTAGCCCCTAAACCTGGTGATATTGTGGACAGTAACGGCAAAATTTTGGGCACCCATGATGGTGTTCACCACTATACTATAGGACAGCGCAAAGGTTTGGGAATTGCCGCAGCTGAACCACTATATGTCATAAAGTTAGACACAGTTAACAATCTTGTCGTAGTAGGCGATCGCACAAAAGGTACAGATAAAGAGTGTGCAGTTGAGCGAGTAAACTGGGTATCCATGGCAGAACCCAGAGGTAGTATTCGTGGGGAAGTGCAAATACGTTACCGTTCTCAACCTGTACTGGCAACAATTATCCCTGGGGAAAAGGACTGTGTACAACTGGTATTTGATGAGCCCCAGTTCAGCATCACACCTGGACAAGCAGCGGTTTGGTATGAGGGAGATAAGGTATTAGGTGGGGGGATCATCAAAAATTAG
- a CDS encoding NAD(P)H-hydrate dehydratase, whose protein sequence is MNNQDLKHLKEIFVVTAAQMRDVESRIFAAGMPIPALMEKVGRLICDRLLSMTLKGSSVGILAGPGHNGGDALVVGRELHFRGYNVWIYQPFGQLKELTNQHFYYAQSLGIPCFSQLAELPDCDFLVDGLFGFGLEREITGNIAEAINHLNLWNKPIFSIDLPSGIHTDTGAVLGTAICASHTFCLGLWKQGLLQEQAIQYTGETELIDFDIPLADIQAVLGEIPTIKRITQNLVVNTLPLPLSPILHKYKSGHLLLICGSKRYAGGAILTGLGARASGIGMLSIAVPESIKPLLVSHLPEALIIGCPETNNGAISHLQLPGETTLNSFTVIACGPGLTTEVTPIVEQVMKSEVPLILDADALNILAQLGTITSLKNRHQPTILTPHGGEFHRLFPEIDITNRVKGVQTAASQTGAIVLLKGARTAIANEQGVTWVNSESTPALARGGSGDVLTGLMGGILGQVVNRQVNMEDVVATAVWWHSQAGILAAKERTELGVDAFTLTQYLSRVLAQIQTDEICMG, encoded by the coding sequence ATGAATAACCAGGATTTGAAGCATCTAAAAGAAATATTTGTTGTCACTGCTGCTCAAATGCGGGATGTGGAATCAAGGATTTTCGCTGCAGGAATGCCCATTCCAGCTTTGATGGAAAAAGTAGGTAGACTCATTTGCGATCGCCTTTTATCTATGACATTAAAAGGTTCTAGCGTTGGTATTTTAGCTGGGCCTGGTCATAATGGTGGTGATGCTTTGGTGGTGGGAAGGGAATTACATTTTCGTGGTTATAATGTTTGGATTTATCAACCTTTTGGTCAACTGAAGGAGTTAACTAACCAACATTTTTACTATGCCCAAAGTTTAGGAATTCCTTGTTTTTCTCAACTAGCTGAATTGCCAGATTGTGATTTTTTAGTTGATGGGTTATTTGGATTTGGTTTAGAAAGAGAAATTACTGGCAACATTGCTGAGGCTATTAATCATCTTAACCTCTGGAACAAACCAATTTTTAGTATTGATTTACCATCAGGCATACACACCGATACGGGAGCGGTTTTAGGAACTGCTATTTGTGCCTCCCACACTTTTTGTTTGGGTTTGTGGAAACAGGGTTTATTACAAGAACAAGCAATACAATATACGGGAGAAACAGAGTTAATTGATTTTGATATTCCTCTGGCTGATATTCAGGCCGTTTTGGGGGAAATTCCCACCATCAAACGCATTACCCAAAATCTAGTGGTTAATACTTTGCCTCTACCTCTTTCTCCCATCCTGCATAAATATAAATCCGGGCATCTGTTACTAATTTGTGGTTCTAAACGCTATGCAGGGGGAGCAATTTTAACTGGTTTAGGTGCAAGAGCATCTGGGATTGGCATGTTATCTATTGCCGTGCCAGAAAGTATTAAACCTTTATTAGTTTCCCACTTACCAGAAGCTCTCATTATTGGTTGTCCAGAAACAAATAATGGAGCAATTTCCCATTTACAATTGCCTGGAGAAACCACTTTAAATTCCTTTACTGTTATTGCTTGTGGACCTGGATTAACCACGGAAGTAACTCCCATTGTGGAGCAGGTAATGAAAAGTGAAGTTCCGCTAATTCTGGATGCAGATGCTCTGAACATTCTAGCACAATTGGGCACAATTACTAGTTTAAAAAACCGCCATCAACCTACTATTCTCACTCCCCATGGAGGAGAATTTCATCGCCTATTTCCCGAGATTGATATCACAAACAGGGTCAAAGGAGTGCAAACAGCAGCATCACAAACTGGAGCCATAGTTCTATTAAAAGGAGCAAGAACTGCGATCGCTAACGAGCAAGGGGTTACTTGGGTAAACTCTGAAAGTACACCAGCTTTAGCTCGGGGTGGTAGTGGTGATGTATTAACTGGACTAATGGGGGGGATTTTAGGACAGGTGGTTAACAGACAAGTTAATATGGAGGATGTGGTAGCAACAGCAGTTTGGTGGCACTCTCAAGCTGGTATTTTAGCAGCAAAGGAGAGAACAGAGTTAGGAGTTGATGCTTTTACCTTAACCCAGTATTTAAGCAGAGTTTTGGCTCAAATCCAAACTGATGAGATATGTATGGGATAA
- a CDS encoding WD40 domain-containing protein: protein MNDLENIPNHHYEPTKTILRVIDFSQGQFCLIFLHCNDAELRQQVAAQLRERSPNKIEEITLPHSAISLYDNISLTLDRHPEVLMVFGLETVNNLDSILQFSNQIREEFRKNFTFPLLIWIDDQILRKILRVAPDLETWGSIIGTPNYYNGENQVKSLAQIHRFLAEAALENQQWSEAKKQAQYAQEILTSVDHIILPDDGLYQLLIARSQIGLGEISAAIKTLDIAKTHSESHQDPQLYIEILKTLVSLYFDNGNYLEAFCIRQEQLQVEQQYGLRAFLGSSYLNPQRPIINRTNGTNSRPMAFGREEDIKRLWQRISDNKHPLVVIHGQFAVGKTSIIQGGLLPILERELIDDRKVLPIILRKYTNWLEELSEQLLNKLEKKLQSTIAIETFNGLSPQERIIKLLNISGDKNLLTVLIFDQFEEFFFVTNNLEEKRTFYQLLRSSLDIPFVKIILTLREEYLHYLLDIDRLVDLRVTDNNILDKTIRYYLGNFSKTVAKRIIQTLMVKDQFELQMELIDQLVEELGDDLGEVRPLELQIVGAQLEKEGIDTLDQYEQFGGRQKLLEKFLQDVIKSCGPENESTAELVLYLLTEENGTRPLKTQAEIITQLSAESDKLDLVLKIFVGSGLVWLLRESPRDRYQLVHDCLVQFIRQQYVRSYYAQLSAQLEKIQGELRQEREAEEQAQLVTKLEEEALIALDQFQSEPLLSLVSAIRNANLLKSIVQNNPLDKYPTVRPIYALNTILDAISDRNIIKGHEGGITSVCFSPDGQTIGTGSWDKTVRLWNLRGENIQQFRGHEGGITSVCFSPDGQTIGTGSEDGTARLWNLQGKNIQQFRGHEGGITSVCFSPDGQTIGTGSEDGTARLWNLQGKNIQQFRGHEGGITSVCFSPDGQTIGTGSEDGTARLWNLQGENIQQFHGHEDWVTSVSFSPDGQILATTSVDKTVRLWNLQGETIQQFHGHENWVTSVSFSPDGKTIATTSVDKTARLWNLQGETIQQFHGHENWVTSVSFSPDGKTIATTSVDKTARLWGLNRHKIQEIRGHEDWVTSVSFSPDGQTIATGSRDNTARLWNWEGRLIQEFKGHQSRVTSVNFSPDGQTIGTGSADKTARLWNLQGENIQEFQGHEDWVTSLSFSPNGQTLATGSRDKIARLWSLHGDLLREFPGHEDWVTSVSFSPNGQALATGSADKIARLWNLQGDLLGKFPGHEGGVTSVSFSPDGQTVVTGSVDKIARLWNLKGYLIREFKGHDSGITNVIFSPDGQTLATASVDKTVRLWDLKGQLIQEFKGYDDTVTSVSFSPDGQTLATGSLDKIARLWTVRYLDRALKDGNTWLIDTNF from the coding sequence ATGAATGATCTAGAAAATATTCCCAATCATCACTATGAACCTACCAAAACCATCTTGCGAGTAATTGATTTCTCCCAAGGTCAATTTTGCCTGATTTTTTTGCACTGTAATGATGCTGAATTACGCCAACAAGTGGCAGCACAACTGCGGGAAAGATCGCCCAACAAAATTGAGGAGATTACTCTACCTCATTCCGCCATAAGTCTCTATGATAATATATCCCTAACCTTGGATAGACATCCAGAAGTTTTGATGGTCTTTGGACTGGAGACTGTTAACAACCTGGACTCTATTTTACAGTTCTCTAACCAAATTAGAGAAGAATTTAGAAAAAACTTTACCTTTCCCCTATTGATTTGGATAGATGATCAAATACTGAGAAAAATTTTGAGGGTTGCACCAGATTTAGAAACTTGGGGTAGTATTATTGGCACACCTAATTACTACAATGGAGAAAACCAAGTGAAAAGTTTGGCTCAAATTCACAGGTTTTTGGCAGAAGCGGCTTTAGAAAATCAACAATGGTCAGAAGCTAAAAAGCAGGCACAGTATGCACAAGAAATCTTAACCAGTGTTGACCACATAATCTTACCAGATGATGGTTTATATCAATTATTGATTGCTCGTTCCCAAATTGGTTTAGGAGAAATCAGCGCGGCTATTAAAACTTTAGATATCGCTAAAACTCATAGCGAATCTCACCAGGATCCCCAACTCTACATTGAGATTTTAAAAACTTTGGTCAGTTTATACTTTGATAACGGTAATTACTTAGAGGCATTTTGTATTCGACAAGAGCAACTACAAGTTGAACAGCAGTATGGGTTAAGAGCATTCCTGGGATCATCCTATTTAAATCCCCAACGCCCAATCATTAACAGGACTAATGGTACTAATAGTCGTCCCATGGCATTTGGTAGGGAAGAAGATATCAAAAGGTTGTGGCAAAGAATCTCAGACAATAAACATCCATTAGTCGTGATTCACGGACAATTTGCAGTGGGTAAAACCTCAATTATTCAGGGAGGGCTACTTCCTATCCTGGAACGGGAACTTATTGATGACAGAAAGGTATTACCTATTATTCTGCGGAAGTACACAAATTGGTTAGAAGAATTATCAGAGCAATTATTAAATAAACTAGAGAAGAAGTTACAATCAACTATAGCCATAGAAACATTTAATGGATTATCTCCACAGGAGAGAATTATTAAACTATTAAATATCAGTGGCGATAAAAATTTATTAACGGTTTTGATATTTGACCAATTTGAAGAATTTTTCTTTGTCACCAATAACCTAGAGGAAAAAAGAACATTTTATCAATTGTTACGCTCTTCCCTAGATATTCCCTTTGTTAAAATTATCCTTACCCTGCGGGAGGAATACTTACATTACTTACTGGATATAGATAGACTAGTAGATTTAAGAGTTACTGATAATAACATTCTTGACAAAACTATTCGTTACTACTTAGGTAACTTCTCTAAAACAGTAGCTAAAAGGATTATTCAAACTCTAATGGTCAAAGACCAATTTGAGTTACAGATGGAATTAATTGACCAATTAGTTGAAGAGTTGGGGGACGATTTGGGAGAGGTTAGACCCCTAGAGCTACAAATTGTTGGTGCACAATTAGAAAAGGAGGGAATTGATACTTTAGACCAATATGAACAATTTGGTGGTAGACAGAAACTACTAGAAAAATTCTTGCAGGATGTGATTAAAAGTTGCGGACCTGAGAATGAGTCAACAGCTGAATTAGTTTTATACTTGCTCACAGAGGAAAATGGAACTAGACCCTTAAAGACTCAAGCAGAAATAATAACACAGTTGTCAGCGGAAAGTGATAAACTAGATTTGGTCTTAAAGATTTTCGTTGGTTCAGGTTTGGTGTGGCTACTGCGAGAATCACCTAGGGATAGATACCAACTGGTTCATGACTGTTTAGTGCAGTTTATTCGTCAGCAGTATGTACGGTCATATTATGCTCAGTTATCAGCACAATTAGAGAAAATTCAAGGAGAGCTTAGACAAGAAAGGGAAGCTGAAGAGCAAGCTCAGTTGGTAACTAAGCTGGAAGAAGAAGCATTAATTGCTTTAGATCAGTTTCAATCTGAGCCTCTACTATCCCTGGTTAGTGCTATACGTAATGCTAACTTATTAAAATCCATAGTTCAAAACAATCCTCTGGATAAGTACCCAACCGTTCGTCCCATTTATGCATTAAATACTATTCTTGACGCCATCAGCGATCGCAACATCATCAAAGGTCATGAAGGTGGAATTACAAGTGTCTGTTTTAGTCCAGATGGCCAAACCATAGGGACTGGTTCCTGGGACAAAACAGTTCGGTTATGGAATTTGCGGGGTGAAAACATCCAGCAGTTCCGTGGTCATGAAGGTGGAATCACAAGTGTGTGTTTTAGTCCAGATGGCCAAACCATAGGGACTGGTTCTGAGGATGGAACAGCTAGATTATGGAATTTGCAGGGGAAAAACATCCAGCAGTTCCGTGGTCATGAAGGTGGAATCACAAGTGTGTGTTTTAGTCCAGATGGCCAAACCATAGGGACTGGTTCTGAGGATGGAACAGCTAGATTATGGAATTTGCAGGGGAAAAACATCCAGCAGTTCCGTGGTCATGAAGGTGGAATCACAAGTGTGTGTTTTAGTCCAGATGGCCAAACCATAGGGACTGGTTCTGAGGATGGAACAGCTCGGTTATGGAATTTGCAGGGGGAAAACATCCAGCAATTTCATGGTCATGAGGACTGGGTTACAAGTGTGAGTTTTAGTCCAGATGGTCAAATCCTAGCTACCACCTCTGTGGACAAAACAGTTAGATTATGGAACTTGCAGGGAGAGACCATTCAACAATTTCATGGTCACGAGAACTGGGTCACCAGTGTGAGTTTCAGTCCCGATGGTAAAACCATCGCTACCACCTCTGTGGACAAAACAGCTAGATTATGGAACTTGCAGGGAGAAACCATTCAACAATTTCATGGTCACGAGAACTGGGTCACCAGTGTGAGTTTCAGTCCCGATGGTAAAACCATCGCTACCACCTCTGTGGACAAAACAGCTCGGTTGTGGGGGTTAAATAGACACAAAATTCAGGAGATTAGGGGTCATGAAGATTGGGTCACCAGTGTGAGTTTTAGCCCAGATGGTCAAACTATTGCAACTGGTTCGCGAGACAACACAGCTCGGTTGTGGAACTGGGAAGGTCGTCTGATTCAAGAATTTAAAGGTCATCAAAGTCGAGTCACAAGTGTTAATTTCAGCCCAGACGGACAAACTATAGGGACCGGTTCTGCTGATAAAACAGCTCGGTTGTGGAATTTGCAGGGGGAAAACATTCAGGAATTTCAAGGTCATGAGGACTGGGTTACAAGTCTGAGTTTCAGTCCCAATGGCCAAACCCTAGCTACTGGTTCCCGGGACAAAATAGCCAGGTTATGGAGCTTGCACGGTGACCTCCTTAGAGAATTTCCAGGTCATGAGGACTGGGTTACAAGTGTCAGTTTCAGTCCCAATGGACAAGCTCTAGCTACTGGTAGTGCTGACAAAATAGCTAGGTTATGGAACTTGCAGGGTGACCTCCTTGGAAAATTTCCAGGTCATGAGGGTGGGGTTACAAGTGTGAGTTTCAGTCCCGATGGCCAAACTGTTGTTACCGGTTCAGTTGACAAAATAGCTCGTTTATGGAATTTAAAGGGTTATCTGATTCGGGAATTCAAGGGTCATGATAGTGGGATAACAAATGTGATTTTCAGTCCTGATGGCCAAACTCTTGCTACCGCTTCTGTTGATAAAACAGTCCGGTTATGGGACTTAAAGGGTCAGCTGATTCAAGAATTTAAGGGTTATGATGATACAGTTACAAGTGTGAGTTTTAGCCCAGATGGCCAAACTCTTGCTACTGGTTCTTTAGATAAAATAGCCCGCTTATGGACTGTACGGTATTTAGATAGAGCGTTGAAAGATGGCAACACCTGGTTAATTGATACTAATTTTTGA